Proteins encoded together in one Canis aureus isolate CA01 chromosome 21, VMU_Caureus_v.1.0, whole genome shotgun sequence window:
- the LOC144293358 gene encoding olfactory receptor 5M5-like codes for MLKNNYTAVTEFILLGLTDRAELQPVLFVVFLVIYLITVLGNVSMILLIRSDSKLHTPMYFFLSHLSFVDLCYTTNVSPQMLVHFLSERKAISFLGCLLQFHFFIALVITDYYMLTVMAYDRYVAICKPLLYGSKMSRCVCFSLVATPYIYGFVNGLAQTILMLRLSFCGPNEINHFYCADPPLIVLACSDTYVKETAMFVVAGFNLTCSLAIILISYTFIFSTILRIHSAEGRRKAFSTCGSHLTAVTIFYGTLFCMYLRPPSETSVEQSKIVAVFYIFVSPMLNPFIYSLRNKDVKNAIRKVFQRKLLN; via the coding sequence ATGTTAAAGAACAACTACACAGCAGTGACTGAGTTTATTCTCCTGGGACTGACAGATCGAGCTGAGTTGCAGCCTGTCCTTTTTGTGGTCTTCCTAGTCATCTACCTTATCACAGTGCTTGGCAATGTTAGCATGATCTTGTTAATCAGAAGTGACTCAAAACTTCACACTCCGATGTACTTCTTCCTCAGTCATCTCTCTTTTGTGGACCTCTGTTATACCACCAATGTCTCTCCACAGATGCTGGTTCATTTCTTATCCGAGAGAAAAGCCATTTCCTTCCTGGGTTGCCTTCTGCAATTCCACTTTTTCATTGCCCTGGTGATCACCGATTATTATATGCTCAcagtgatggcctatgaccgctacgtggccatctgcaaaccccTGTTGTATGGCAGCAAGATGTCCaggtgtgtctgcttctctctcgttGCCACCCCTTATATTTATGGCTTTGTGAATGGTCTGGCACAGACCATCCTGATGCTTCGCCTCTCCTTCTGTGGACCCAATGAAATCAACCACTTTTACTGTGCAGACCCACCTCTCATAGTCCTTGCCTGCTCAGATACTTATGTCAAAGAAACTGCCATGTTTGTGGTGGCTGGTTTCAATCTCACCTGTTCTCTAGCCATCATTCTCATCTCATACACTTTCATTTTCTCCACCATTCTGCGCATCCACTCTGCTGAGGGCAGGCGCAAAGCCTTCTCCACCTGTGGGTCCCATTTGACGGCTGTCACCATCTTTTACGGGACTCTGTTCTGCATGTACCTGAGACCTCCTTCTGAGACATCTGTAGAACAGAGCAAAATTGTTGCCGTGTTTTATATCTTTGTGAGTCCTATGTTAAACCCTTTTATTTATAGCCTGCGGAACAAAGATGTTAAAAATGCAATCAGGAAAGTTTTCCAAAGGAAATTGTTAAATTAA
- the LOC144293357 gene encoding olfactory receptor 5M11, producing MSITNDSAIREFILLGLTDRPELQPLLFVLFLGVYLVTLLGNLGMMVLIRLDSRLHKPMYFFLTNLAFVDLCYTSNATPQMLTNFLSEKKTISFAGCFTQCYIFIALLLTEFYMLAAMAYDRYVAICNPLHYSMKMSRRVCIGLATFPYVYGFSDGLLQAILTFRLNFCRSNVINHFYCADPPLIKLSCSDTYVKEHAMLISAGFNLSNSLSIILVSYAFIIAAILRIKSAEGRQKAFSTCGSHMMAVTLFYGTLFCMYVRPPTDKTVEESKIIAVFYTFVSPVLNPLIYSLRNKDVKQALKNVLRRNMIIKMRLPPVSNKS from the coding sequence ATGTCCATCACAAATGACAGTGCAATAAGAGAATTCATTCTCCTGGGGCTCACAGATCGTCCCGAGCTCCAACCTCTCCTCTTTGTGCTGTTTCTGGGTGTGTACCTCGTCACCCTCTTGGGCAACCTGGGCATGATGGTATTAATCAGGCTGGACTCCCGCCTTCACAaacccatgtacttcttcctcactAATTTGGCCTTTGTAGACTTGTGCTACACCTCAAATGCAACCCCGCAGATGTTGACTAATTTTTTATCAGAGAAGAAGACCATCAGTTTTGCTGGCTGCTTTACGCAGTGTTACATTTTCATTGCACTTCTCCTCACTGAGTTTTACATGCTGGCAGcaatggcctatgaccgctatgtggccatatGTAACCCTCTACATTATAGTATGAAAATGTCCAGGCGTGTCTGCATCGGCTTGGCCACATTTCCTTATGTCTATGGATTCTCAGATGGGCTCTTGCAGGCTATCCTGACCTTTCGCTTGAACTTCTGTAGATCCAATGTCATCAACCACTTCTACTGTGCTGACCCGCCACTGATTAAGCTTTCTTGCTCTGATACTTATGTCAAAGAGCATGCCATGCTCATATCAGCTGGCTTCAACCTCTCCAACTCCCTCAGCATCATCCTGGTATCCTATGCTTTCATTATTGCTGCCATCCTCCGGATCAAATCAGCAGAGGGAAGACAGAAGGCATTCTCCACCTGTGGTTCCCACATGATGGCTGTGACCTTATTTTATGGGACGCTCTTCTGCATGTATGTAAGACCACCAACAGATAAGACTGTCGAGGAATCCAAAATCATAGCAGTCTTCTACACCTTTGTGAGTCCAGTGCTTAATCCACTGATATACAGTCTGCGGAACAAAGATGTAAAGCAAGCCTTGAAGAATGTCCTCAGAAGAAATATGATCATTAAGATGAGACTGCCTCCAGTTTCCAATAAATCATAA
- the LOC144293356 gene encoding olfactory receptor 5M5, translating into MLTAKKMVRGNSTLVTEFVLLGLTDRPELQPILFVLFLLIYLITVCGNLGMLVLIRIDSRLHTPMYFFLASLSCLDLCYSTNVTPKMLVNFLSEKKTISYAACLVQCYFFIAMVITEYYMLAVMAYDRYMAICNPLLYSSKMSRGVCIRLIVGPYVYGFLSGLMETMWTYRLTFCGSNIINHFYCADPPLIQLSCSDTFIKETSMFVVAGFNLSNSLLIILISYIFILIAILKMHSAEGRHKAFSTCGSHLVAVTVFYGTLFCMYVRPPTDKSVEQSKIIAVFYTFVSPMLNPIIYSLRNKNVKQAFWKLIKRNVLLK; encoded by the coding sequence ATGCTGACAGCTAAGAAAATGGTCAGAGGAAATTCCACCCTGGTGACTGAATTTGTTCTCTTGGGATTAACAGATCGTCCAGAGCTTCAGCCCATCCTTTTTGTGCTGTTCCTGCTGATCTACTTGATCACTGTGTGTGGGAACCTTGGGATGTTGGTCTTGATTAGGATAGACTCACGCCTCCACACTCCTATGTACTTCTTTCTTGCCAGTTTGTCCTGCTTGGACTTGTGCTATTCCACTAATGTGACTCCCAAGATGTTGGTGAATTTCTTATCAGAGAAGAAAACCATTTCCTATGCTGCTTGTTTAGtccagtgttatttttttattgccatGGTGATTACAGAATATTACATGCTGGCTGTAATGGCTTATGATAGGTACATGGCCATCTGTAACCCTTTGCTTTACAGCAGCAAGATGTCCAGAGGAGTCTGTATTCGCCTGATTGTTGGTCCATATGTCTATGGGTTCCTTAGTGGCCTGATGGAAACCATGTGGACCTACCGCTTGACCTTCTGTGGCTCCAATATTATTAATCACTTCTATTGCGCTGACCCTCCCCTCATCCAGCTCTCCTGCTCTGACACTTTCATTAAGGAGACATCCATGTTTGTGGTAGCAGGATTTAACCTCTCCAACTCCCTCCTCATAATCCTCATCTCCTACATCTTTATTCTCATTGCCATCCTGAAGATGCATTCTGCTGAAGGGAGGCACAAAGCCTTTTCCACCTGTGGGTCTCATCTGGTGGCAGTGACTGTGTTTTATGGGACTCTGTTCTGCATGTATGTGAGACCTCCCACGGACAAGTCAGTGGAGCAGTCTAAAATTATTGCTGTTTTCTACACTTTTGTAAGCCCTATGTTGAATCCTATCATTTATAGTCTGAGGAACAAGAATGTGAAACAAGCTTTTTGGAAATTGATCAAAAGAAAtgtacttttgaaataa